The sequence CGCTAGACAGGGAAAGAGTCTTCATGCCCACTCCCCGGAGTGATATCCGAACGCCTAGTGACAACCCATTCGAGGATGGATATGGGTGCAGTAGCATCATCGATCTCTTCGATAACCTACCGAAATTCCCCAGGGACCAAGACGAGGAGGCTTCGGGCCCGTTCTACACTCCCTGCCCGAGCCCGCGTGTCCTTTGCCAGCCCGACAGGGATACCGGAAGTGATGAGAATGTCAACGATGACAGCTCTCAAAGTGccggtggagatgaagattcgGTGGACCCTACCCTGATGGCACGAACCATCAAGTTCAATCGCAACGTGGAGCTGCTTCGGTCTCATGTCCAGGACAACATCGCAGAACTCCGCCAACATGTTGAGGGCGTTATGGATATCCAGCATATCCGCCGTGCTCGAAAGATGCAGCGCACGGTATCACAGTGGAGCTTTAGCCCCGCGGGCGCCActggagagatggaagaggccCCAAAGCCTGAGATCTCCCTCGATTCATTTGGTAATGCTGTGCGCAAAGAGACCAAGGAAGAGCGGATCATGCGATTACGCGCTCAGGACTGGAAGACGGTCGGTCCTCGCTCGTCCACCAGTGGTTGGAAGGGCGCTCAGTACTACCAAGAGTTTTCTCACCTGGTGCTCAATGAACTGGCGACGGGTCGCTGAATTGGGAAGATCGGAGAGGATTGGGCTGGTTTTGGTTTGATTCTGCCAGTGCACTTCTCGGGGATGGTTTACTTGTATTTCTATCATTTCATTCTTTCcccttcctttttctattGTTTCTTTCCGATGCACGTGGGATGCCTAGCTTGGGCTGGGTATCCGGTGTGGTGATTCGATGCGATGACACCTCTCAGCCTTGGCGCATTTCCGGATCTCATCACAATGTCGAAAATGATTGGTATGTCTGAGTATGAATCAAATATTTTACTCTATTCACTAGCCAGACGGCATGATTCCATCCACAGTCTGTGTCTCAGTACCGTCCCCAGGCCGTTTTCAAGACGTCTCTTCCCTGGAACATGTCGGCCAGCCAGGTATTTGTGTAAGATAGAAGAGAACATGAAGCAACCATGTTCCATGACAAATGGTTCAAATTGATGGAACATCATCAATGGAGACTTTGGGTTCCTCCAGAAGCTATGGGTGAGAACAGGACCTACGTGGGCTTGTGATGCTGCTGCGCATGGGATGTGAAGAGCCCGAAACTTTTTGATACAGTGGGAGCTACAGGCAGTGTCGATGTATTTCCAAGGTCCTGTGACGTGCCAGGCGCAAATCCTCCGATCACCTTCTACTGCATACGTACCTAGATATGGATATGCACTCGGTCAGAAACATGACAATCCATGCCTCTGCATAGCTTTTGTATCCAGTGCACCTGGCTCCTCCGCCTGGCCATTGCTCGAGCGACTCTGACCAATACGTCCAGACCAGGAAAAAAGGGCGTACTCATGCAGCCGAGGTATGACTACATCTTCAAGCCAGCATCTTGATTTAAACGGAGAGACTGCACGAGGCAGCGATCTCATTCAGGTCTTCACCCCTGAATGGCTTATTTCCCACCTCCATCGTAGTCCCCCTTGAGCTTTTTCCACCTGCAAGGACTAGTAGTCCAGTACTTGGCGGTTGGTGTACCCGTTGTCCAAACAACAAATAGCGCCTCATGCTGGAATCGCTGAGCCTGCGATGTGGCTGTGTGGAAGTGGAGAACAGCAGATGACTGGATTATTGCTGCCTGACGTTGCAGCCGCACGGTTGCGCCCAAAATAGTCGAGTGGATCCACCACTGGGTCCGTCCATTTTCCCCTTGGGTTTCATCGCTTAAGCTTGAACTCTGAACGATGTGCACGATGTAGTGTGTTTCTCTCTAGCGGTGAAGCTGGAACAaagaggttttttttttgggacGATAATGATGAGGTATCAAGTCGATGAGTTTCGAGGGCGGAGGGATTTGGCAGTCATTTAGGTATGGATGTTAGTTTGCAATTAGCGCTGTATACGACCGGAATGGGAAACTCGTGGTTGATCTCATCGTAACGGGGAGTGGCTTCTCCACGATGATGTGTGGCGGTGCAGATGGCCCgttgggaggaggagcagatgCAGGGCTGCATGTTGGAACGGTGGAAACAGTCTGGCCCAGGACAAGGCATGCATATGCACAAGCTAGACTTGCAGGCAGGCTCACTTTCCACTGCTCGTATACGCCCTTGAGACTAAGTGAGCTGAGTGGACTGGTTATCGTTGTGTGTGGTCGGGGCTCCATCTATGACGAGGGCAACacgcggtggcggtggtctTTAAACCTTGGTATTGAGGTGTGAGTATCGACTACTTGGTCCTTCAGCAATAGGGATGTTTAGTGGTAGAGCCTGTCGAAGGCACAGTGTCATGCTTGACAACACCAACGATTCCTTGGTGTCATATCCTATTAGATGGAGGCACTACCTACGACCTCATTCTACTAACAGTCGTAAACAGCTTCGGCGTAGAGCAGCATGTCCTGACTTGATCTCAAATCTTCTAGACAATGCCTTGAATCAACTGCACATCCCCTTCCTGAATTGGGCCTGGATCCCACCATTCTCATGTGATAAATTGTAGATGCTAATGCTCCATGCCAATCTCCCACCCTTGATGATCCTGATACCTTCCATCGGAAcggtttcttcttctctccactctcgTGCCGAGCCCCCGGCCGTCTTCCGTGACCAGTTGTCGAGTGTGGTCCATGAACCCAAcctgaaaaaggaaaacagcTCCATATAAAACCATATGATTGGCCAAGTGCAAAAGATGAAACTCCTTCGAGGCCGTTCCACTTTGAGAGTCCAGACTGAAGCGGCGGAGGTCGAGTCGAGTGGCCCGTGATTTGGAGAAACACCTGACATGCCCGTCAAGCTCAGCTCGAATGAATCCAACCCCTGGGACTGGAAAGCTCcataatttttttttctctttttcttctgtcaTTAGCCTTTCTCATCATTGATTCTcaggccttcttcttgaacaTAATTATCAAACCTCTCCTCATTTCTCATCCAACTTCTCCttcctgttcttttttttcgatctGACTTGGTGTACTTATCTCTCCGCTGCGGGGTCCAGACAGCCCACCTATCGCCCATCTCCATCGCTGACAGCCTGAAACCTCTCTGCCTATCATCCAACTCCATCGCAGACTAAAAAGAAatcccacccccccccccctcccaatcCTTTTGGTCATCCGCtgcccttttttcccctcccatcATGAGTTGTGAGTGTCTCCTGTCGTCGCGCGAGCGATCAGTCCTAGCTATCTTTCCGGGGTCCAGACACCACTGCCCCTCTCGCCTGCGCATCTGTTCTCTTCTCGCATTCCCTCACCTTccttccctccctctcccttctcccgGTCATGCAATCTTTCCATTCGTCAGAAGTGTTGGCGCATGGCAAACCGATTTGCTCAGTCCTTTCAGTCCAATGCTGGCGGTTCTCGTGTGTGCACCGCTGCTGGCGGTGGCATAATTGCTTTGCGGACGTCATAGCGGCACTGTCTTTCTGCTACCATCATGGTCAGCTCTTtgtctttcctcctcctcctcttcttaCTCTCCTCCTTGGAGCTGGCCGTGGTCTCCCTGCGATTTCTGTCTATTACCTCGGCTTCCTGCAGCATGACATTACCCACGTGCGGGTCTGTGGCATGTGCTCCAGATACTAACCCACCGGTCTACAGTCGCAACCATGTTCAACAGGCTGTCTGGCCAGCCAGAAAGCTATGAGAAAAAGTCAGTTTCCTCCCCTGATGGCTTTGCGTTCAGCGATTGCACAGAAACAATGATTGACATGATTTCCCccgcttcctcttctccaggGCCCTCTACAAGTTCGGCCGAACCCTTGGGCCGGCACCTACGGAATCGTTCGCGAGGCAGAGACTGGGATGGCAAAAAGGTGGCAATCAAGATCATCTTGAAGAAAAATGTGCGCGGAAACGAGGGCATGGTCTACGATGAATTGGAGATGCTGCAAAAACTCAAACACCCTCACATTGTTTCCTTTGTCGATTGGTTCGAGTCCAAGGTGAGCCCACCCCGTCGGCACCGTACTTTTCAACTCCGGCAGCGCACGGGTGTTTGCACATTTCTAAACAGCTCCACAGGACAAATTCTACATTGTCACTCAGCTGGCCACAGGCGGAGAGCTGTTTGACCGCATCTGCGAGTATGGCAAGTTTACAGAGAAGGATGCCTCACAGACCATTCGCCAGGTGCTTGATGCTGTCAACTACCTTCACAAACGCAACATTGTCCCCGAGGTGAGTCCCAGTCCACCCGTGCTGTTGGCCCCATCTGTCTGtgcggggaggaggaggaggaggaggaggaggaggaggaaaggccAGGCTGGTAAAGATGATCTTGTCTAACTGACTCCGTGGTGACCAGACTTGAAGCCCGAGAATCTGTTGTATCTCACGCGTGACCCCGACTCGGAGCTCGTCCTGGCAGATTTCGGTATCGCCAAGATGCTGGAGAATCCCGCCGAAGTCCTCACCAGCATGGCCGGATCCTTTGGTTATGCTGCCCGGAAGTGATGCTCAAGCAGGGCCACGGAAAAGCGGTGGACATGTGGTCCTTGGGCGTCATCACATACACGTTGCTCTGTGGTTACTCACCTTTCCGTTCCGAGAACCTGTCCGACTTGATTGAAGAGTGCTGTGCCGGTCGCATCATCTTCCATGAGCGGTACTGGAAGGACGTCTCGCAAGATGCCAAGGACTTATTCTCACCCTGCTGCAATCGGATCCCCAAAAGCGTGTGACCTCGGAGGAAGCGTTGAAGCACCAATGGCTGACCGGAGAATCCGCCGGTGACCGCGACCCGCTGCCCGAGATCCGTGCCTACATCGCCCGGGCTCGTCTGCGCCGCGGAATTGAGATTGTCAAGTTGGCCAACCGCATTGAAGCCCTCAAGATgcacgaagaggaagaccagGAGGACATTCCCAGTCCCATGGACATGGCGGCGAAGAATGCCGAGCCGGCGGAAGCCAGCGAGGCCAACGAGGCCAACGCCGAGGGtgtctctccttcccccaccaccaagaaGCGCAGTCTCAGCAAGATCGCCAAGGGAGCTATCTTCCGAGAGGTGGTCTTGGCCAAAGTTCGTGATGCCAAGGAGAATgaggagcgggagaaaaTGGAACGAGAGGCCCGGGAGAAGACTTCACATCATTCGTGAAGCTGCTCGGACGGCTTGTGTGCTCCAGAGAGACTTTATTCTTTGGTTTGGGTTTGACCGATGACAGGCCCAGCTGGTTTTGATCAGCTGTCAGTATGGCTAATTTCGTGACCTTTTACCccccttcctttctttctatctctcctcttccgctATTCTTGTCCTAATGCTCCGTGTTTGCATTGGGCCACTACCCGTGCGGGTTTTGAAAAATACCCAGCGTTTCCCCTTCAATTGTCAATGTGTGGTTCTTTTGgccaatctttttttttgcttttcttcaCTCTTATACTTTTCGTTTGGGCTTGTTCCGTTTTCTCCGAGGTTGCACCTTTTCTTATCTATACCTCTTTCATGTTACTCGGAATTTGTACAgcacacactctctctctctttccccccacACAGAGAGCCACAATTGATCCGGACAACGAAGTTTCCAAGTGTCGAGCATGGTTACATGTTGATGTCGTTGAATTTTACTCGATGATCTGATCTGTTTCCAGGATGAGTCCCGGTCAATTTGGAGAGATCGAGTCGAGTTGAGTCGAGTAGACGAGAATGCGGTAGTACTTCCTTTTCCATGATACTTCCAGGACCTAGAACATTGGACCTCTGGTCTCGCGAGAACCTTGCCCACTCATGAGTGGTTACTATGGTAGCCCATGGTATCCCATTCACTAAGAACTTCTCTTGTTCCGAGGAATCTTGGATCAATTTGCACATGTACCCTTGAATCAATAAATTCAATTGTCATTTTTTCATATCTGGAATCAATGCACCAGGCAATGTTCTCAATTTGGAAGGAGATTCGGGGGttggagaaggggaaggggggtATTCTGCATCTTCGATCTTTCCACCCAGAATGTCAAATTTCAAATCATCTCAAGAGCACTCTGTGTGTTCGATGGTCTCCTCCTTCAGCCTCAGAATCCTCCGGGGGACCCTCGAGACGCGCCATGCGAGCCTCAAGGTCCCGCACCCACGGCTCAACCGTCTCCACATTGGAACGTAGCGCTCCCTCGCCCTGCTTCATTCTCTCTTCAACGGCCACGAGGCCCTCCCGCCACTGCTCAATCTCCGTGGCCATCTCCGCCTGGCGCTTCTCCAGCTCATTGAGCGATTCAGCGGCGTGGGCTGCGCCAGCGTGACAGGCCCGAAGAGAGCGGAGACGCTCCAGGACACTAGGGAGTAACGGATGAAGTGACTGAATGGTCGGCAGTGTGGTATAGAGAGCGTGAATCTTGGCCagctggtcatcatcgacgGCGCTGGATGCGTCGGCCGTCGTGGGGGCGCAGCATCCCCATCCGCGCCGGAACTCAGGCGCGCCGCCTGAGCCGCCTTGGCCGCATCGGCAGCACGCTTGCGAGAAGAGGCCAGGGCGTCGGCGTCGGCGGTCAGTTTGCGAATTCGTGTTGACAGCGCTTCCAGATTGGGCGTTGTTGACGCCATGATGGCCGCGTTGGAATTGGAGCCGCCCGATGCGGGATGATGTGAGCCCACCAAAAGACTCGTCAGTGTTGAGAGGCGGGTGGCCATCTGTTCTAGTGTTGGCAAGACGGGCTGCAATGTGGGCTCACTAAAGCCATCTCCGACGAAGGGGTTGGATGAGCTCGAGATGCCCATGGATGTTTCGAGAAGGGCCAGACGCCCTTCAAAGGCGGCTGCATGAGAAAGCAGTCCTCCTGCGGTGGCGGCGTCCGACAAAGATGATTGTGATAGTGGCGCGGCCGCAGTGGTAGTCTGTGACGAGACGGGTGTCACGGCCGATGCCGCCGTTTCGCCCGTCGACGAGGATCCTTGTTTTGGTGTTTGCGCGCCGGGAAGACTTGTGCCGAGTTTTTGAGTTAAGAAATTGGCCGCCGAGTAGTGTGATCCAGACCGGTTGACACGCGATGAGGCATGTAAGTTATCCAAGGCCCGACTCAGTTCAGCAACTCCGTCACCCAATGATGCCGCTTCACCTGGCTCCTCGCCATCCGCCGCGTGATGGTGGGCAGTCTGGCCTGCATCAAGCGAGGTCGAAGTACCATCATGGCCCGAACCAGCCCTGTTTTCCATTTGTAATTTCAAATCCTCCACTTCCCGCCGCAGACGGGCCAGCCGTCGCTCGAGCGATTCGTCTTCGCTGTCGCTCAAATCCCCGACATCTTCAGTTCCGTCCTCTCGTCTCCGTCGCCTCCTTTGGCTCTTCTCTCGAGTGCGATACGCCTGACGCTTGGTGGAGATACTGTCGGAGAAATTGGCGCCACGGGCATCAACCGCTGCTCCCATGAAATGCAGACGCGCCTGGTCGGCATTGACCCCTTCACGATCAATATCGGAGTTGTACGCGGTGTCGTCATGATCAGAGTCTGTGCGAATCGTTGTTGCCTTTTAAtccacgaaaaaaaagaaccgcGCAAGTCAATTGGTTAGCATGAAGATCCATGTTCGCCGTGCCCGAGCGTTGCTGAACAGGGAAATTTGCGACTAACGGGAATTGTTGAGGCTTCGTCAGTTAGATCAGGGGTCTCGTAGATGTCGGGTGATGGGTCCTGTGACAGGAAAAGTTAGCCAAGAAAGGTTCCTCGACTCCTCTGCGATCGTGCCCACTGACCAGGTCGGGTAGACCAGCGTATTTTTTGTTGAAAGCCATGGCGCAACGTTGGCGAGAGGGGGCAAGGAGAGAAAATCAGACACCCGGTGCAGCTGTCAACATCCCGAACTCCTCATTCTGGGCGGGAGCTATACCCAGCCATCCAATCAGCCAATCAGCCAATCACCGCATGACCCACTTCAACACGGAGCGCGGGAGAACCTTCTCCGCCTCAGGCACCCGTGGCTCGGAACCACTAGACTCGATTAGGAAAGCATCTCATGGGACAACCGCCAAGACCCGCCAACTAGATCGTCGATTTCCACTTTGGGCGGTCCCTGGGTCAGCGTGCACGTGTCAGCCTCGGAAGCCGGAAACACATGCGACGAGAGATGACCTCGACAACTCGAGAACAGGACGTGAGGATATTTATATAACACAAGGCCACGCTGTTCCTTCAATTCTCCCCGCTGAACTTCTTTGAGACCATCAAATCCATACAGTGCCCGTCTTCCCTTCATCTTATCTTTTCATCGTCCCCCCACTTTACCTCTCTCCCCGCATCTCTTTCTTTATCTCAACAACATCAAGATGGCTGCCCCTGCGACGACCACCATTAAGTGCCTCAATGGATCATGGGTGATGGTATGAACCCTACCTCTACCGAGACCAGCTTGTGTCAGCAAGGCAAAAGGTCCTTGGGAGGACAAGTGCCACCATCTAAACGAATTCCACTGACCCTACCCGTGTAAACAGGACAGAAGCCTGTCCGACCCTACCGACCCTATTTTGTCCCTGGTAAGAACacatcaagaaaaaaaaagccgcCCTATCCCCATTCcacttttctccttcttgcacACCACTCGCAGGACCTGCAAGAGATGTAATTCCATGATTAAACGACTAACCCATTgcctcccccttcccctcaCAGCAAGGAATGGGCTGGATGATGCGCAAAGTTCTCGGCATGGCCACCGTGACTCTATCTGTGAAAGAGTACACGGATGAGAGTAACCCACAAGCCTACCACATCGACATCGACCAGACCGTCACCGGCGGCATTCAAGGGACCAGGGAGGAACGTGTACTGGATTGGCAAGAGCGCGAGCACGTCGACACCATCTTCGGCAAGTTGCGGGGCAAGTCTCGCTTCCTGCGTGGTTCCAAGACCGACGATGGCAAGGTTCGCCCCGCCGTGGACTTCCAGACTCAGGTGGGCGACGCCGAGAGCGACGCGCGAGTTCAGCGATTCTTGCGTGGTGAGGTCCTTCTGGACGGCTCTGCGGCCGAGGGCTTCGTCGTGGACGATGAGGGGGCCGAGTTTGGTGAGGGGGAGGGCTTGTGGATGCAGAGCTTCGTTGTGAATGAGGAGAGTGGCTGGACTGCTGAACAGGTAAGAATgaggtttttcttttctttttcacatTTGCCTTCTTGGGagttttttcccctccttaTTAATtatcatcatgatgatgattatcTTTATATCATCCCCGCTTCAACCCCGGATGATTGCTCTCAATCTatgtttttattttttcccCCGATTCCCGTTTTCCTCTCACATGTTTTGGCATGTGACAATGCGGATGCGCTAATTCTCCACTCTGTGCAGATCTGGGGCTTCGAGGTGATCAACGGAGAACGCCGCTACACCCGTCGCGTGGCCGTCGTCAAGGGTAAAAAAGTCGAGATGGCTCGACTGGTCTATGAGTACAAGGGATCCAACGCTTGAATCAACGCGACTTTGGACTTGTCAAGACGACTTTGTATGGGAATCGAACCAGTGGGGGAACGGGAACGGGAACGAGTTCCATTGGCGTAGTACTTACTACGTATAGGTACATACTAGCAGGTACCTAATGGTATACTACACATATCCATATGCGTCAGTTTCCAGGTCCACTAGGTACCTCGTATAGGTTGTCCCCATGTGTCGACGCGGCACGTGTCCTCTCTGATCAGTCTCCAGACAAAGTACTCGATATATTCACACTTTTCAAAAACAAATCCCCTGTCTCAGTAGCCCATCTTTCAAACCTACCAGGTACGACCTTTCTATTTTCGGCAATCTTACTATGTAAATTGTGattctaaaaaaaaaataaatgaAGCACGCTTAATTTGGTTCTCAAAATGTCTCCCATAGAGtatcattttcttttgataagagaaaaacaaggaTTAAAAATCAGAGAAATGATCCTCCCTTTTAAGAATGAGTAGGCATCACCACGCTAGCCTTGGTACTGATCGCATCCTCCGACTTCCAGAAACTGGTCACCGTCTTCTGCTGGGTATAGAACTGGAGACCAGGCTTGCCGTAGAAGGTGTTGGCACCGCCACCGGCGATACTCTTCTTGTTACCCGTGAAAGAGAACATGGGCAGTGGCACAGGAATGGGGACGTTGATACCCAGCTGGCCCGCTTCGATGTCCTTTTGGAATCGCGAAGCGGTGGAGCCTGAGCGGGTGAAGATGGCGGCGCCGTTGCCGTACTCGTTGGCATTGATCAGGTTGATGGCGTCATCCAGGGTGTCCACGTTGAGACAGACGAGGACGGGTCCGAAGATTTCCTCCTTGTAGCATCTCATGTTGGGGGTGAcgttggtgatgatggtggggCCAACCTGGAGAAAATGGGCGACGGGTCAGTATGGGGGTATTTTTGCAACAACGTGGTCATCAGCCAGGGAGCTCCACTCTCCATCCAGGAACCTTTTTCAGAGGGAGTAAACCTGGGGAAGCagcagagagaaagagagagaaagatgaggtgaggaagaggggggttTGGGGGAAGAATCTTACAAAGTTGCCGTTGGGGTACTTCTCCGGCTTGCAGTTTCGGCCATCAAGGAGGATGGTCGCACCCTCGGCCTCGGCACTGTCGATGAGGTCCACGATGCGCTTCTTGCTCTCGGGGCTGATGACGGGGCCGAGATCGGCACCCTCCTCAAAGCCACCATTAACATTGAGCACCTTGGCACGCTCAGCGATCTCGGGGAGCCATTCCTTGGTCTCTCCGACCATGACTGCCGTGCTCAGGGCCATGCAACGCTGACCGGCAGCGCCAAAGGCAGCACCAACGATGGCGTTGAGTGCGTGGTTCTTGTTGCAGTCGGGCAGGACCGCCGCGTGGTTCTTCGCCCCCAGGTTGGCCTGGACACGCTTGCCGTTGGCGGAGCCGCGGGTGTAGATATACTCGCCCGCACGGTTGCTACCGACGAAGCTGATCGCCTTGATGGCCGGCTCATCCAGGATAAAGTCGACCGTGCGGGCGGCACCGTGAACAATGTTGATGACACCGGGGGGGAATCCAGCCTCGCGAGCCAGCTCAGCAAGGATCATGGCCGCACCGGGGTCCCGCTCCGAGGGCTTCATGACCAAACAATTACCGGTCACGGTCGCGATAGGAATACACCAAAGCGGGATCATAGCGGGGAAGTCTTATCATCAAGTTAGTGGGTCTGAGGGTCGGAAGTGGAGAGAACGGTGGGATACGCGATACGCCGATAACCCCGGGAGACGCCTCAACGAGCGAGATCAACTTACTGAATGGACAGATCGCGGCCACCACACCGAGGGGCTCGCGGTAGCTTCGAGTCTCCATATCCTTGGCCACCTCGAGCACTTCGCCGGTCATCTGGGTGGTGATGCCACAGGCCGTCTCGGCAACCTGCAACCCACGAAGGACATCACCACGGGCATCGGCGAAGGTCTTGCCCTGCTCCAGGGTAATAGACGCCGCCAATCGATCCCAATTCTCGCGGATCAAATTGGTAAATTTGAACATGATCTGTTGCCGCGCCATAATGCTCGTTGCGCGCCAGGCGGGGAACGCCTTCTCGGCCGACCG comes from Penicillium oxalicum strain HP7-1 chromosome I, whole genome shotgun sequence and encodes:
- a CDS encoding Calcium/calmodulin-dependent protein kinase cmkA — protein: MFNRLSGQPESYEKKSVSSPDGFAFSDCTETMIDMISPASSSPGPSTSSAEPLGRHLRNRSRGRDWDGKKVAIKIILKKNVRGNEGMVYDELEMLQKLKHPHIVSFVDWFESKDKFYIVTQLATGGELFDRICEYGKFTEKDASQTIRQVLDAVNYLHKRNIVPEVSPSPPVLLAPSVYLKPENLLYLTRDPDSELVLADFGIAKMLENPAEVLTSMAGSFGLILTLLQSDPQKRVTSEEALKHQWLTGESAGDRDPLPEIRAYIARARLRRGIEIVKLANRIEALKMHEEEDQEDIPSPMDMAAKNAEPAEASEANEANAEGVSPSPTTKKRSLSKIAKGAIFREVVLAKVRDAKENEEREKMEREAREKTSHHS
- a CDS encoding Methylmalonate-semialdehyde dehydrogenase; this translates as MAARRSLSRTIPALRSAPRTPFIPRVGRARSLSITSSSVSRPSCHQQTSTPGAMSAARRLHATAKQFTQATTSAASTATEYPTDHSPITKPIDTANFIDNEFVTSQATTWIDLHDPATNNLVTRVPQSTDEELKAAVRSAEKAFPAWRATSIMARQQIMFKFTNLIRENWDRLAASITLEQGKTFADARGDVLRGLQVAETACGITTQMTGEVLEVAKDMETRSYREPLGVVAAICPFNFPAMIPLWCIPIATVTGNCLVMKPSERDPGAAMILAELAREAGFPPGVINIVHGAARTVDFILDEPAIKAISFVGSNRAGEYIYTRGSANGKRVQANLGAKNHAAVLPDCNKNHALNAIVGAAFGAAGQRCMALSTAVMVGETKEWLPEIAERAKVLNVNGGFEEGADLGPVISPESKKRIVDLIDSAEAEGATILLDGRNCKPEKYPNGNFVGPTIITNVTPNMRCYKEEIFGPVLVCLNVDTLDDAINLINANEYGNGAAIFTRSGSTASRFQKDIEAGQLGINVPIPVPLPMFSFTGNKKSIAGGGANTFYGKPGLQFYTQQKTVTSFWKSEDAISTKASVVMPTHS